A genomic window from Sphingomonas taxi includes:
- a CDS encoding ATP-binding protein, translated as MTVSVDMGSDDRGAPVTMDLEELLATRLLVQGNSGSGKSHLLRRLLEGSAGQVQQVVIDPEGDFVTLAGPYGHVVIEAADYSVPEIARIATRLREHRASVVLSLEGLEAEGQMRCAAAFLSALFDAPREHWYPALVVVDEAQLFAPVTGGEVAEEVRRASLSAMTNLMCRGRKRGLAGVIATQRLAKLAKNVAAEASNFLMGRTFLDIDMARAADLLGMERRQADVIRDLARGTFLALGPAVSRRPITVKIGQVATSARSGSPKLTPLPSAPAENLQQLIFAPPPDAAPQLPMAFDSRPRRVPADELLDTIERPASQQTTLAPLPDKSDEEVEGIYAGVLEAIVADRDSALRPPSVLFQDFQVRCRMAGLARPPLDLPGFTRRLSAARAGIFDVTDPQWAEAMELAYSLPDDMIGAFLLVARAAKGGEPCPSDTALAETYGTSSLGRVRRLIGYIESRELFVARVDLSGKRSITIPRLGWTTAASEATS; from the coding sequence ATGACCGTCAGCGTAGACATGGGCAGCGACGACCGCGGCGCGCCCGTGACCATGGACCTCGAAGAACTGCTCGCTACCCGTTTGCTCGTCCAGGGCAATTCGGGGTCGGGCAAGTCGCATCTGCTGCGCCGCCTGCTCGAAGGCTCGGCGGGGCAGGTGCAGCAGGTGGTGATCGATCCCGAGGGCGATTTCGTCACGCTCGCCGGGCCGTACGGCCATGTCGTGATCGAGGCGGCGGATTATTCGGTGCCCGAGATCGCGCGCATCGCCACCCGGCTGCGCGAACATCGCGCCTCGGTGGTGCTCAGCCTCGAGGGGCTGGAGGCGGAAGGGCAGATGCGCTGCGCCGCCGCCTTCCTGTCGGCCTTGTTCGATGCGCCGCGGGAGCATTGGTATCCGGCGCTGGTCGTCGTCGACGAGGCGCAATTGTTCGCGCCGGTGACGGGCGGCGAGGTCGCCGAGGAGGTGCGTCGCGCCTCGCTGTCGGCGATGACCAATCTGATGTGCCGCGGCCGCAAGCGCGGCCTCGCCGGGGTGATCGCGACGCAGCGGCTCGCCAAGCTCGCCAAGAACGTCGCGGCGGAGGCGAGCAACTTCCTGATGGGGCGCACCTTCCTCGACATCGACATGGCGCGCGCCGCCGATCTGCTCGGCATGGAGCGGCGCCAGGCCGACGTGATCCGCGATCTCGCGCGCGGCACCTTCCTTGCGCTCGGGCCGGCGGTGTCGCGGCGGCCGATCACGGTGAAGATCGGCCAGGTCGCCACCTCGGCGCGCAGCGGCAGCCCCAAGCTGACGCCGCTGCCGAGCGCGCCGGCGGAGAACCTCCAGCAACTGATCTTCGCGCCGCCGCCCGACGCGGCGCCGCAACTGCCGATGGCGTTCGACTCGCGCCCGCGCCGGGTGCCGGCGGACGAACTGCTCGACACGATCGAGCGGCCGGCGTCGCAGCAGACGACATTGGCGCCGCTGCCCGACAAGTCGGACGAGGAGGTCGAGGGCATCTATGCGGGCGTGCTGGAAGCGATCGTCGCCGATCGCGATTCGGCGCTGCGCCCGCCCTCGGTGCTGTTCCAGGATTTCCAGGTGCGCTGCCGCATGGCGGGCCTCGCCAGGCCGCCGCTCGACCTGCCCGGCTTCACCCGCCGGCTGTCGGCGGCGCGCGCGGGGATCTTCGACGTCACCGACCCGCAATGGGCCGAGGCGATGGAGCTCGCCTATTCGCTGCCCGACGACATGATCGGCGCCTTCCTGCTGGTCGCGCGCGCCGCGAAGGGCGGCGAGCCGTGTCCGTCGGATACGGCGCTGGCCGAGACCTATGGCACGAGCTCGCTGGGGCGGGTGCGGCGGCTGATCGGCTATATCGAGAGCCGCGAACTGTTCGTCGCGCGGGTCGACCTGTCGGGCAAACGCTCGATCACGATCCCGAGATTGGGCTGGACCACCGCGGCGAGCGAGGCGACCTCCTGA
- a CDS encoding DUF1003 domain-containing protein has translation MAQLPLADLAQRLLRKPAHALDPEERRVLDSIDSGTIVSRDAADEADARSSLGDRLADRVAAVGGSWGFIIAFTVVLLGWMLLNTDVLAHFGMAFDPYPYIFLNLMLSTLAAIQAPVIMMSQNRQAAKDRLAASLDYETNLRAELDILRLHEKLDGIVLDRLAALEAKIDALAKSVPTA, from the coding sequence ATGGCACAGCTCCCCCTCGCCGATCTCGCCCAGCGCCTGCTGCGCAAACCCGCGCATGCGCTCGATCCCGAGGAGCGGCGCGTCCTCGATTCGATCGATTCCGGCACGATCGTCAGCCGCGACGCCGCCGACGAGGCGGATGCGCGCTCGAGCCTCGGCGACCGGCTCGCCGACCGCGTCGCGGCGGTGGGCGGATCGTGGGGGTTCATCATCGCCTTCACCGTCGTGCTGCTCGGCTGGATGCTGCTCAACACCGACGTGCTCGCGCATTTCGGCATGGCGTTCGATCCCTATCCCTACATCTTCCTCAACCTGATGCTGTCGACGCTCGCCGCGATCCAGGCGCCGGTGATCATGATGAGCCAGAACCGCCAGGCGGCGAAGGACCGGCTCGCCGCCAGCCTCGACTACGAGACCAATTTGCGCGCCGAGCTCGACATATTGCGGCTGCACGAGAAGCTGGACGGGATCGTGCTCGACCGGCTCGCCGCGCTGGAGGCGAAGATCGACGCTCTGGCGAAAAGCGTACCCACCGCCTAA
- a CDS encoding YebC/PmpR family DNA-binding transcriptional regulator has product MAGHSKFKNIMHRKGAQDKKRSGMFSKLSREITVAAKMGMPDPDMNPRLRAAVNAAKAQSMPKDNIQRSIDKASRSDTESYEEIRYEGFGPGGVSLIIEALTDNRNRTATNVRTAVAKNGGNLGASGSVSHAFDRVGLINYPASAGDAEKVFEAALEAGAEDVSSSEDGHEIWTAVGDLHEVAKALEPVLGEPEGAKLAWRPQTMVAVDEGDAATLFKLIDTLDDDDDVQTVWGNYEVSDEVMEKLG; this is encoded by the coding sequence ATGGCAGGCCATTCCAAGTTCAAGAACATCATGCACCGCAAGGGCGCGCAGGATAAGAAGCGCTCGGGCATGTTCTCCAAGCTCAGCCGCGAAATCACCGTGGCGGCGAAAATGGGGATGCCCGACCCCGACATGAACCCGCGGCTGCGCGCCGCGGTCAACGCCGCCAAGGCGCAGTCGATGCCCAAGGACAATATCCAGCGCTCGATCGACAAGGCGAGCCGCAGCGATACCGAGAGCTACGAGGAGATCCGCTACGAGGGCTTCGGCCCGGGCGGCGTGTCGCTGATCATCGAGGCGCTGACCGACAATCGCAACCGCACCGCGACCAACGTGCGCACCGCGGTCGCCAAGAACGGCGGCAATCTCGGCGCATCCGGTTCGGTGAGCCATGCCTTCGACCGCGTCGGCCTGATCAACTATCCGGCGAGCGCCGGCGATGCCGAGAAGGTGTTCGAGGCGGCACTCGAGGCGGGGGCCGAGGACGTCTCTTCGTCCGAGGACGGTCACGAGATCTGGACCGCGGTCGGCGACCTGCACGAGGTCGCCAAGGCGCTGGAGCCGGTGCTCGGCGAGCCCGAGGGTGCCAAGCTCGCGTGGCGGCCGCAGACGATGGTGGCGGTCGACGAGGGCGATGCGGCGACGCTGTTCAAGCTGATCGACACGCTCGACGACGACGACGACGTGCAGACCGTCTGGGGCAATTACGAGGTCTCCGACGAGGTGATGGAGAAGCTGGGCTGA
- the ruvC gene encoding crossover junction endodeoxyribonuclease RuvC: protein MIILGLDPGLGTTGWGVIHADGNRLSHIANGQIRTDPSMPLPRRLSNLHAALIDVILTERPDGAAVEEVLGNTNAQSTLKLGQARGVVLLAAAGNGLHIGEYHPSTVKKAVVGTGGAEKRQIQAMMAVLLPGAKLAGPDAADALAVAITHAHHLASAQGMARRARVTA, encoded by the coding sequence ATGATCATTCTCGGCCTCGATCCCGGGCTCGGCACGACCGGCTGGGGCGTCATCCATGCCGATGGCAACCGGCTGTCGCACATCGCCAACGGGCAGATCCGCACCGATCCGTCGATGCCGCTGCCGCGGCGTCTGTCGAACCTGCATGCGGCGCTGATCGACGTGATCCTCACCGAGCGCCCCGACGGCGCCGCGGTCGAGGAGGTGCTCGGCAACACCAATGCGCAGTCGACGCTCAAACTGGGGCAGGCGCGCGGCGTCGTGCTGCTCGCCGCGGCGGGCAACGGGCTGCATATTGGCGAATATCATCCCTCGACCGTCAAGAAGGCGGTGGTCGGCACCGGCGGCGCCGAGAAACGACAGATCCAGGCGATGATGGCGGTGCTGCTGCCCGGCGCCAAGCTCGCCGGCCCCGATGCGGCGGACGCGCTGGCGGTGGCGATCACACATGCGCACCATCTCGCCTCGGCGCAGGGCATGGCGCGGCGGGCGCGGGTAACGGCATGA
- the ruvA gene encoding Holliday junction branch migration protein RuvA, with the protein MIAHLKGRLESTGIDYAVIDVGGVGYLIGASARTLAAIGPVGEAAMLHTEMLVSEDSIRLVGFARAEERDWFRLLTGVQGVGSRVALAILSALDTAEIARAVSAQDKAMVARANGVGPKLAERIVRELKDKVGTVALGPAAAAQVMPVGAAADAVSALLNLGFRPAEAASAVGAAEEDLGPSATLDALVRLALRKAAK; encoded by the coding sequence ATGATCGCGCATCTCAAAGGCCGGCTCGAATCGACTGGGATCGATTATGCGGTGATCGACGTCGGCGGCGTCGGCTACCTCATTGGCGCCTCGGCGCGGACGCTGGCGGCGATCGGTCCGGTCGGCGAGGCGGCGATGCTGCATACCGAGATGCTGGTCAGCGAGGATTCGATCCGCCTCGTCGGCTTTGCGCGCGCCGAGGAGCGCGACTGGTTCCGCCTGCTCACCGGCGTGCAGGGCGTGGGATCGCGCGTCGCGCTGGCGATCCTGTCGGCGCTCGACACGGCGGAGATCGCACGCGCCGTGTCGGCGCAGGACAAGGCGATGGTGGCGCGCGCCAATGGCGTCGGGCCGAAGCTCGCCGAGCGGATCGTGCGCGAATTGAAGGACAAGGTGGGTACGGTCGCGCTCGGCCCGGCGGCGGCGGCGCAGGTGATGCCGGTCGGCGCGGCGGCGGATGCGGTGTCGGCGCTGCTCAACCTCGGCTTCCGCCCCGCCGAGGCGGCGAGCGCGGTCGGCGCGGCGGAGGAAGACCTCGGGCCGTCCGCGACGCTCGACGCTTTGGTGCGGCTGGCGCTGCGCAAGGCGGCCAAGTAG
- a CDS encoding type II toxin-antitoxin system HicB family antitoxin: MHVTAILSHADEGGFTAFNPETGTATQGETLDEALANLREAVELYLEEFPMATRAAPFVTSFDVAVHA, from the coding sequence ATGCACGTGACCGCAATTCTGAGCCATGCCGACGAGGGGGGCTTTACCGCCTTCAACCCCGAAACCGGCACCGCCACGCAGGGCGAGACGCTCGACGAGGCGCTCGCCAATCTGCGCGAGGCCGTCGAACTGTATCTCGAGGAATTCCCGATGGCGACGCGTGCAGCGCCATTTGTCACCAGCTTCGATGTCGCGGTGCATGCCTAA
- a CDS encoding type II toxin-antitoxin system HicA family toxin yields the protein MPKLPILSGAEIIRMLERLGFEQVRQRGSHVVLRRGDVGCVVPLHKAVKTGTLAGLLRQAGVTIDELLAAH from the coding sequence ATGCCTAAGCTGCCGATCTTGTCGGGTGCGGAGATCATCCGGATGCTGGAACGACTGGGTTTCGAACAGGTGAGGCAGCGCGGCAGTCATGTCGTCCTGCGTCGCGGCGATGTCGGCTGCGTCGTTCCCCTCCACAAGGCGGTGAAGACCGGCACGCTGGCAGGCCTGCTCCGTCAGGCCGGCGTGACGATCGACGAATTGTTGGCAGCACATTGA
- the ruvB gene encoding Holliday junction branch migration DNA helicase RuvB, producing the protein MTDDRLLSASRRPEDVDAALRPRSLDEFVGQQAARENLRVFIEAARGRGDALDHVLFFGPPGLGKTTLAQIIAREMGVGFRATSGPVIAKSGDLAALLTNLEDGDVLFIDEIHRLQPAVEEVLYPAMEDRALDLMIGEGPSARSVRIDLPKFTLVGATTRQGLLTTPLRDRFGIPVRLQFYTVEELTRVVTRAAGLLDLDIAPDGASEIARRARGTPRIAGRLLRRVRDFANVAGTPTVDRAAADRALNRLEVDSLGLDAMDRRYLHMIADIYRGGPVGVETLAAGLSEPRDTIEEVIEPYLIQLGLVARTARGRVLNAGGWKHLGLNPPAGSQDGLFDVP; encoded by the coding sequence TTGACCGACGACCGTCTCCTCTCCGCCAGCCGTCGTCCCGAGGACGTGGATGCGGCGCTCCGTCCGCGCAGTCTCGACGAGTTCGTCGGGCAGCAGGCGGCGCGTGAAAACCTGCGCGTGTTCATCGAGGCGGCGCGCGGGCGCGGCGATGCGCTCGATCACGTGCTGTTCTTCGGGCCGCCGGGGCTCGGCAAGACGACGCTGGCGCAGATCATCGCGCGCGAGATGGGCGTCGGCTTCCGCGCCACCTCCGGCCCGGTGATCGCCAAGTCGGGCGATCTCGCCGCCTTGCTCACCAATCTCGAGGACGGCGACGTGCTGTTCATCGACGAGATCCACCGGCTGCAACCCGCGGTGGAAGAGGTGCTGTATCCGGCGATGGAGGATCGCGCGCTCGACCTGATGATCGGCGAGGGGCCGTCGGCGCGCAGCGTGCGGATCGACCTGCCCAAGTTCACGCTGGTCGGCGCGACGACGCGGCAGGGGCTGCTGACGACGCCGCTGCGCGACCGGTTCGGCATTCCGGTCAGGCTGCAATTCTACACGGTCGAGGAACTGACACGCGTCGTCACCCGCGCCGCCGGGCTGCTCGACCTCGACATCGCCCCGGATGGCGCGAGCGAGATCGCGCGGCGCGCGCGCGGCACGCCGCGCATCGCCGGGCGGCTGCTGCGCCGGGTGCGCGACTTCGCCAATGTCGCCGGCACGCCGACCGTCGACCGCGCCGCCGCCGACCGCGCGCTCAACCGGCTCGAGGTCGATTCGCTCGGGCTCGACGCGATGGACCGGCGCTATCTGCACATGATCGCCGACATCTATCGCGGCGGACCGGTAGGCGTCGAGACGCTCGCGGCCGGGCTCAGCGAGCCGCGCGACACGATCGAGGAGGTGATCGAGCCCTATCTGATCCAGCTCGGCCTCGTCGCGCGCACCGCACGCGGGCGCGTGCTCAATGCGGGCGGCTGGAAGCATCTCGGCCTCAACCCGCCCGCCGGATCGCAGGACGGCCTGTTCGACGTTCCCTGA
- a CDS encoding YggT family protein, which translates to MIALTLIQIIQVLLNVLWWIIMIQFVLSLLIVFNVINTSNNFVSQLHYGLDRLTEPLYRPLRRILPNISGIDLAPLVVLIIIRILDSVILPNIATSLLVNGAV; encoded by the coding sequence GTGATCGCGCTTACCCTCATCCAGATCATCCAGGTGCTGCTGAACGTGCTGTGGTGGATCATCATGATCCAGTTCGTGCTGTCGCTGCTGATCGTGTTCAACGTCATCAACACCTCGAACAATTTCGTCAGCCAGCTGCATTACGGCCTCGATCGGCTGACCGAGCCGCTCTACCGGCCGCTGCGCCGGATCCTGCCCAACATCAGCGGCATCGACCTCGCGCCGCTGGTGGTGCTGATCATCATCCGCATCCTCGACAGCGTCATCCTGCCGAACATCGCGACCAGCCTGCTGGTCAACGGCGCAGTCTGA
- a CDS encoding DUF167 domain-containing protein gives MPAWTIRDDGLLVAIRVTPRGGRDAIAAGTEEHLAARLAAAPVDGKANAALIALVAKTFGVPKRAVTLVGGDTARLKRLHVAGDAAALAKIAAALYEAAA, from the coding sequence ATGCCGGCCTGGACGATCCGCGACGACGGTCTGCTCGTCGCGATCCGGGTGACGCCGCGCGGTGGGCGCGATGCGATCGCCGCCGGCACCGAGGAGCATCTCGCCGCGCGGCTCGCCGCCGCGCCGGTCGACGGCAAGGCCAATGCCGCGCTGATCGCGCTGGTCGCCAAAACCTTCGGCGTTCCGAAGCGCGCCGTCACGCTGGTCGGCGGTGATACCGCGCGGTTGAAGCGGTTGCACGTCGCCGGCGACGCCGCCGCGCTGGCGAAAATCGCCGCCGCGCTTTATGAGGCCGCGGCATGA
- the folD gene encoding bifunctional methylenetetrahydrofolate dehydrogenase/methenyltetrahydrofolate cyclohydrolase FolD, producing the protein MTATIIDGKAHALALRTRVAAHVATFREATGRAPGLAVVLVGEDPASAVYVRNKGKATRDAGMASFEHRLPADTDAGTLLALVAQLNADPAVDGILVQLPLPAHIDAEAVLLAIDPDKDVDGFHPVNAGRLAIGAEGFVPCTPLGCLMLLKDIHPNLSGMEAVVVGRSNIVGKPMAQLLLQQSCTVTIVHSRTRDVAAHLRRADIVVAAVGIPRFIQGDWIKPGASVIDVGINRTDDGLVGDVDFAAASAVAGAITPVPGGVGPMTIACLIRNTYVSACRRDGIEAAL; encoded by the coding sequence ATGACCGCCACGATCATCGACGGCAAGGCCCATGCCCTTGCCCTGCGCACCCGCGTCGCCGCCCATGTCGCCACCTTTCGCGAGGCCACCGGCCGCGCCCCCGGCCTCGCCGTCGTGCTGGTCGGCGAGGACCCCGCCTCGGCGGTCTATGTCCGCAACAAGGGCAAGGCGACGCGCGACGCCGGCATGGCGAGCTTCGAGCATCGCCTGCCCGCCGACACCGATGCCGGGACGTTGCTGGCGCTGGTCGCGCAACTCAACGCCGATCCCGCGGTCGACGGCATACTCGTCCAATTGCCGCTGCCGGCGCATATCGATGCGGAAGCGGTGCTGCTCGCGATCGATCCCGACAAGGACGTCGACGGCTTCCACCCGGTCAACGCCGGCCGGCTCGCGATCGGCGCGGAAGGGTTCGTGCCGTGCACGCCGCTCGGCTGCCTGATGCTGCTCAAGGACATCCACCCCAATCTGTCGGGGATGGAGGCGGTGGTGGTCGGCCGGTCGAACATCGTCGGCAAGCCGATGGCGCAATTGCTGCTCCAGCAGAGCTGCACCGTCACGATCGTCCACAGCCGCACGCGCGACGTCGCCGCGCATCTGCGCAGGGCGGATATCGTCGTCGCCGCGGTCGGCATCCCGCGCTTCATCCAGGGCGACTGGATCAAGCCGGGCGCGAGCGTGATCGACGTCGGCATCAACCGGACCGATGACGGGCTGGTCGGCGACGTCGACTTCGCCGCGGCCAGCGCGGTGGCGGGCGCGATCACGCCGGTGCCGGGCGGCGTCGGGCCGATGACGATCGCCTGCCTGATCCGCAACACCTATGTCTCGGCGTGCCGGCGGGACGGCATCGAGGCTGCCCTGTGA
- a CDS encoding MarC family protein, whose amino-acid sequence MIELFVSTLITFFVIIDPLGCAPIYAGLSAGASPVQRRAMAIRAVGVATVILLVFALAGEALLKGLGISLASFRIAGGIMLFLIALEMVFEKRTQRREDRAAKVAHDPEADDVSIFPMAMPMIAGPGSIASVMLLVARTNGIEATLVVLAAMGVILLLTLVALLAAGPLMRLLGARIEAVITRLLGVLLAALAVQFVMDGLQVSLR is encoded by the coding sequence GTGATCGAGCTGTTCGTCTCGACGCTGATCACCTTCTTCGTCATCATCGATCCGCTCGGCTGCGCGCCGATCTACGCCGGCCTGTCGGCGGGCGCCTCGCCGGTGCAGCGGCGCGCGATGGCGATCCGCGCGGTCGGCGTCGCGACGGTGATCCTGCTCGTCTTCGCGCTGGCGGGCGAGGCGCTGCTCAAGGGGCTGGGCATCAGCCTGGCGAGCTTCCGCATCGCCGGCGGCATCATGCTGTTTCTGATCGCGCTCGAAATGGTGTTCGAGAAGCGCACGCAGCGCCGCGAGGATCGCGCTGCCAAGGTGGCGCACGATCCCGAGGCGGACGACGTGTCGATCTTCCCGATGGCGATGCCGATGATCGCCGGGCCGGGCTCGATCGCCTCGGTGATGCTGCTCGTTGCGCGCACCAACGGCATCGAGGCGACGCTGGTCGTGCTCGCGGCGATGGGGGTGATCCTGTTGCTGACGCTGGTGGCGCTGCTCGCGGCGGGGCCGCTGATGCGGCTGCTCGGCGCGCGGATCGAGGCGGTGATCACGCGGCTGCTCGGCGTGCTGCTCGCGGCGCTGGCGGTGCAGTTCGTGATGGACGGGTTGCAGGTGAGTTTGCGGTAA
- a CDS encoding GtrA family protein has product MAREAPARLAAIRDSGMLGQMIRFGIAGGISTLIYSAVYLPLTAWVFPREHAVYAVPFAFAVAVTAGFFLHSRWSFKGHGTRRRGGWQQAQFVGVQATGMALNAIVTWIGTAHFGLPAWAPLLPAVALATIVTFILNRWLVFA; this is encoded by the coding sequence ATGGCGAGGGAAGCACCGGCACGACTTGCGGCGATACGCGACAGCGGCATGCTGGGGCAGATGATCCGCTTCGGTATCGCCGGGGGTATCTCGACGCTGATCTATTCGGCGGTCTATCTGCCGCTGACCGCCTGGGTCTTCCCGCGCGAGCATGCGGTCTACGCCGTGCCGTTCGCCTTCGCCGTCGCGGTCACCGCGGGCTTCTTCCTGCACAGCCGCTGGAGCTTCAAGGGCCATGGCACGCGTCGCCGTGGCGGCTGGCAGCAGGCGCAGTTCGTCGGCGTGCAGGCGACCGGCATGGCGCTCAACGCGATCGTCACCTGGATCGGCACCGCGCATTTCGGTCTGCCCGCCTGGGCACCGCTGCTGCCCGCGGTGGCGCTAGCGACGATCGTCACCTTCATCCTCAATCGCTGGCTGGTGTTCGCTTAA
- a CDS encoding class I SAM-dependent methyltransferase yields MDRIVYDRMAAHDSTHWWYRARRDILSDYLTRYGALPKDARILEIGCGTGHNLPMLASFGEVDAIEIDPAARAIASERLGRPVGDAPLPDLPGVARGSYDLVAVLDVVEHIEDDVAALKGMASLLKPGGKILIAVPAHQWLWSAHDVVNHHHRRYSKASLVKAIAAAGLAPRKLTYFNSLLFPLAAAARIAGRLTGRDDSDDSPPAKPLNALFEKIFRLERHAVGRVPLTPGVSIVTLAEPN; encoded by the coding sequence ATGGATCGCATCGTCTACGACCGCATGGCCGCGCATGATTCCACCCATTGGTGGTATCGCGCCCGCCGCGACATCCTCAGCGACTATCTGACCCGCTACGGCGCCCTGCCCAAGGACGCTCGCATCCTCGAGATCGGCTGCGGCACCGGCCACAATCTGCCGATGCTGGCGAGCTTCGGCGAGGTCGATGCGATCGAGATCGATCCCGCCGCACGCGCGATCGCCAGCGAGCGGCTCGGACGCCCGGTCGGCGATGCGCCGCTGCCCGACCTGCCCGGCGTCGCGCGCGGATCGTACGACCTCGTCGCGGTGCTCGACGTGGTCGAGCATATCGAGGACGATGTCGCGGCATTGAAGGGGATGGCGAGCCTGCTCAAGCCGGGCGGCAAGATCCTGATCGCGGTGCCGGCGCACCAATGGCTGTGGAGCGCGCACGACGTCGTGAATCACCACCACCGGCGCTATTCGAAGGCGTCGCTGGTCAAGGCGATCGCGGCGGCGGGGCTCGCGCCGCGCAAGCTCACCTATTTCAATTCGCTGCTGTTCCCGCTCGCCGCGGCGGCGCGGATCGCCGGACGGCTGACGGGCCGCGACGACAGCGACGATTCGCCCCCCGCCAAGCCGCTCAACGCCTTGTTCGAGAAGATCTTCCGGCTCGAACGCCACGCCGTCGGCCGCGTGCCGCTGACGCCGGGCGTGTCGATCGTGACGCTGGCGGAGCCGAACTGA
- a CDS encoding glycosyltransferase family 2 protein has translation MYRPALSVVIPCYNEAACLDLLHARVAAAARAAVGDDHEIVLINDGSRDDSWAVMQRLSEQDPRLVAINLSRNHGHQLALTAGLDLCSGEQILIIDADLQDPPELLTDMRATMSAEGADVVYAVRRKREGETIFKKATAAAFYRVLDRVTDTPIPLDTGDFRLMSRRALDALLSLPEQARFIRGMVAWVGFRQVPFPYDRAERHAGETNYPLGKMVRLAFDAVTGFSTAPLRFASHASVILAGASLLLLFYILWGFFEGSPVQGWTSTMLVVTVLSAAQMFVLGMIGEYLGRLYIESKRRPLYLVADIAGPVKGRSTLGFNAAEPSPEFELADERRAAE, from the coding sequence ATGTACCGTCCCGCCCTGTCCGTCGTCATCCCGTGCTACAACGAGGCCGCGTGCCTGGACCTGCTGCACGCGCGGGTCGCGGCGGCGGCCCGCGCCGCGGTCGGCGACGATCACGAGATCGTCCTCATCAACGACGGCAGCCGCGACGACAGCTGGGCGGTGATGCAGCGGCTCAGCGAACAGGACCCGCGGCTGGTCGCGATCAACCTGTCGCGCAACCACGGCCACCAACTGGCGCTGACCGCCGGGCTCGATCTGTGTTCGGGCGAACAGATCCTCATCATCGACGCCGATCTCCAGGACCCGCCCGAACTGCTCACCGACATGCGCGCGACGATGAGCGCTGAGGGCGCCGACGTCGTCTATGCGGTGCGCCGCAAGCGCGAGGGCGAGACGATCTTCAAGAAGGCGACCGCCGCTGCTTTCTATCGCGTGCTCGACCGCGTCACCGACACGCCGATCCCGCTCGATACCGGCGATTTCCGGCTGATGAGCCGCCGCGCGCTCGACGCACTGCTATCTTTGCCGGAACAGGCGCGCTTCATCCGCGGCATGGTGGCATGGGTCGGCTTCCGTCAGGTACCGTTTCCCTACGACCGTGCCGAACGCCATGCCGGCGAGACCAATTATCCGCTCGGCAAGATGGTACGGCTCGCCTTCGACGCGGTCACCGGCTTCTCGACCGCGCCGCTGCGCTTCGCCAGCCACGCCTCGGTGATCCTTGCCGGCGCCTCGCTGCTGCTGCTCTTCTACATCCTGTGGGGCTTTTTCGAAGGCTCGCCGGTGCAGGGCTGGACCTCGACGATGCTCGTCGTCACCGTGCTGTCGGCGGCGCAGATGTTCGTCCTCGGCATGATCGGCGAATATCTCGGCCGGCTCTACATCGAATCGAAGCGGCGGCCGCTCTATCTGGTCGCCGACATCGCCGGCCCGGTAAAGGGCCGCTCGACGCTCGGCTTCAACGCCGCCGAACCCTCGCCCGAGTTCGAATTGGCGGACGAACGACGGGCGGCCGAATAG